The following nucleotide sequence is from Streptomyces leeuwenhoekii.
GGAGCTGGTCCAGGGTGCGCGCCGCGTCCAGCTTGTAGGGGCCGACGCGGGTGCGGCGCAGGGCGGTGAGGTGGCCGCCGACGCCCAGGTCCGCGCCCAGGTCGCGGGCGAGGGCGCGGATGTAGGTGCCGGAGGAGCAGACCACCGACACCACGAGGTCCAGCACCGGCGTGCCGTCCTCGGCGACGGCGTCGCGGACGTCGTACACGGCGAAGGAGGAGACGGTGACGGGCCGGGCGGGGATGTCGAACTCCTCGCCCTCCCGCGCCCGCTTGTAGGACCGCACGCCGTCGATCTTGATGGCGCTGACCTTGGACGGCACCTGCATGATGTCGCCGGTCAGCTTGGCGACCCCGGCGTCGATGTCCTCGCGCCGGACCTTCGAGGCGTCGGTGGACGCGGTGATCTCGCCCTCGGCGTCGTCCGTGATCGTCGTTTGGCCGAGGCGGACGGTGCCGAGGTACTCCTTCTCGGTGAGGGCGAGGTGCCCGAGAAGCTTGGTGGCCTTCTCCACACCGAGGACGAGGACACCGGTCGCCATCGGGTCGAGGGTGCCGGCGTGCCCGACGCGCCGCGTCCGGGCGATGCCCCGCATCTTGGCGACCACGTCGTGCGAAGTGAAGCCCGACGGCTTGTCGACGATGACAAGGCCGTCGGGCGGGGTGTGCTTGGCGGTCATTCGGCGGTGTCGTCCGTCTCGTCTGCGGGCTTCTTGTACGGGTCGGCCCCACCGGCGTAGGAGGCGCCCGCGGACGCCTCGCGCACCTTCTCGTCGGACTGCCGCGCCTTGTCGAGGAGGTCCTCGATGGTCCGGGCGGTGTCCGGCAGGGCGTCCATCACGAAGGTGAGGGTCGGCGTGAACTTGACGCCCGCCGCCCGGCCCACCTCCGAGCGCAGGATGCCCTTGGCGCTCTCCAGACCGGCGGCTGCGGCCTGGCGCTCCTCGTCGTCCCCGTAGACGGTGTAGAAGACGGTCGCCTCCCGGAGGTCACCCGTGACCCGGGTGTCCGTGATGGTGACGTGAGAGCCGAGCCGCGGGTCCTTGATCCCGCGCTGCAGCTTCTGGGCCACCACCTCTCGGATGAGGTCCGCCAGCCTCTTAGCCCGCGCGTTGTCGGCCACTGGTCCGTCTCCCGTTCTTTCTTCTCTTCGTTTCGTGCTTGGGTCGGCTCGGTCGTCAGTCGTCGTCGCCGTGGAAGCGCCGTCTGACCGACAGCAGCTCCACCTCGGGGCGGCCGGCGACCAGCCGCTCGCACCGGTCCAGTACGTCGCTCAGGTGCCCCGCGTCGGCGGAGACCGCCGCGAGGCCGATGCCGGCCCTGCGGTAGAGGTCCAGATGGTCGACCTCGGCGACGCTCACCGCGTACTTCCGCTGGAGCTCGGCGACGATCGGGCGGACGACGGAGCGCTTCTCCTTCAGCGAATGTACGTCGCCGAGGAGGAGGTCGAAGGACAGCGTCCCCACATACATGTGCAACCGGTTCACCCGCCGGTACGGGATCGATGGCCCTGCCATCCGTGTGGACAGGGACATCAAGAACGGTACCCCGAACGCGCCCGGGGGCTCGACGGAGTTTCCGCCCGCCCCGCGCACGCCCGGGGACGCGGCACTGGCCGACGGGAACGATGTCCCGTCGGCCAGTGCCCACCGTCAGCCGGAGGTTACGCCCGCGGCTTCTCGCGCATCTCGTACGTCGCGATGACGTCGTCGACCTTGATGTCGTTGAAGTTTCCGAGGTTGATACCGCCCTCGAAGCCTTCGCGGATCTCGGTGACGTCGTCCTTGAAGCGACGCAGACCCTCGATGTTGAGGTTCTCCGCGATGACCTTGCCGTCGCGGATGAGGCGCGCCTTGCTGTTGCGGCGAACCTCGCCGGAGCGGATGAGCACACCCGCGATGTTGCCCAGCTTGGACGACCGGAAGACCTCGCGGATCTCCGCCGTGCCGAGCTCGACCTCCTCGTACTCCGGCTTGAGCATGCCCTTGAGGGCCGCCTCGATCTCCTCGATCGCCTGGTAGATGACCGAGTAGTACCGGACGTCCACGCCCTCGCGCTCGGCCATCTGCGCGGCACGCCCGGCGGCGCGCACGTTGAAGCCGATCACGATGGCGTCCGAGCCCATCGCCAGGTCGATGTCGGACTCCGTGACCGCACCGACGCCGCGGTGCAGGACGCGGATGTCGACCTCTTCGCCGACGTCGAGCTGGAGCAGGGAGGACTCCAGGGCCTCGACGGAACCGGAAGCGTCACCCTTGATGATCAGGTTGAGCTGCTGGACCTCGCCGGCCTTGAGCACCTTGTCCAGGTCCTCCAGGGAGACGCGGCGCGTGCGCTTGGCGAACGCGGCGTTCCGCTCGCGGGCGGCACGCTTCTCCGCGATCTGGCGGGCCGTACGGTCCTCCTCGACCACGATGAAGTTGTCGCCGGCGCCCGGGACGTTGGTCAGACCCAGGACCTGGACCGGCATCGACGGGCCGGCCTCGGCCACGTTGTTGCCGTTGTCGTCGAGCATGGCGCGGACACGGCCGTAGGCGTCGCCGACCACCATCGTGTCGCCGACCCGCAGCGTGCCTCGCTGGACGAGGACCGTCGCCACGGCACCGCGGCCGCGGTCCAGACGGGACTCGATCGCGATGCCCTGCGCGTCCTGGTTCGGGTTGGCCCGCAGGTCGAGCGAGGCGTCGGCGGTGAGGACGACGGCCTCCAGCAGGGAGTCGATGTGCAGCCCCTGCTTGGCGGAGATGTCGACGAACATGGTGTCGCCGCCGTACTCCTCGGCCACCAGACCGTACTCGGTGAGCTGACCGCGCACCTTGGTCGGGTCGGCGCCCTCGACGTCGATCTTGTTGACCGCGACCACGATCGGCACGTCGGCCGCCTTGGCGTGGTTCAGGGCCTCGACCGTCTGCGGCATCACACCGTCGTTGGCCGCGACCACGAGGATCGCGATGTCCGTCGACCGCGCACCACGGGCACGCATGGCGGTGAACGCCTCGTGACCCGGGGTGTCGATGAAGGTGATCTTCCGCTCTTCGTCGTTGACCTCGGTCGCGACCTGGTAGGCACCGATGTGCTGGGTGATGCCACCGGCCTCGCCCGCGATGACGTTCGTCTTGCGGATCGCGTCGAGCAGCCGGGTCTTACCGTGGTCGACGTGACCCATGACGGTCACCACCGGCGGACGGACGACCAGGTCCTCCTCGGAGCCCTCGTCCTCGCCGAACTCGATGTCGAAGGACTCGAGCAGCTCGCGGTCCTCCTCCTCCGGGCTGACGATCTGAACGGTGTAGTTCATCTCGCCGGCCAGGAGCTCCAGCGTCTCGTCGGAGACGGACTGGGTCGCGGTGACCATCTCGCCGAGGTTCATCATGACCGCGACGAGCGACGCCGGGTTGGCGTTGATCTTCTCCGCGAAGTCGGTGAGCGACGCACCGCGCGACAGGCGAATGGTCTCGCCGTTGCCGCGAGGCAGCATCACGCCGCCGACCGACGGGGCCTGCATGGCCTCGTACTCCTGACGGCGCTGCCGCTTCGACTTGCGGCCGCGGCGCGCGGGACCACCGGGACGGCCGAAGGCACCCTGCGTGCCACCACGGCCACCGGGACCACCGGGACGACCGCCGAAGCCGGGACGGCCACCGCCGCCACCGCCGAAGCCGCCGCCACCACCGGGACGACCGGCGAAACCGCCGCCGCCACCGGGACGACCGGCACCGCCGCCGCCACCACCGGGACGGCCGGCGAAACCGCCGCCACCACCGGGACGACCGGCACCGCCGGGACGACCCGCACCGCCCGGACCACGGCCACCGGGGCCGCCGCCGGGACGCGGGCCGGCAGCGGGACGCTGCGGCATCATGCCGGGGTTGGGACGCGGGCCGCCGGGACCGGCGGGACGCGGTCCGCCCTGCGGACGCGGCATCGAACCCGGGGTCGGACGGGAACCGCCCGGAGCCTGGGGACGGGGACCGCCGCCCTGGGCGCCGCCCGGACCCTGCGGACGCGGACCGGCGGCGCCGCCGGGCGCGGCCGGACGCGGGGCCTGCGGGCGGGGCGACTGGGGGCGCGCCATACCGGCGTTGCCACCGGAGGTGAAGGGGTTGTTGCCCGGGCGCGGACCGGCCGGGCGGGCACCCGGACGCGGCGCGGTGGCGCCGGGGCGTCCACCGCCCTGGCCACCGGGACGGCCCTGGCCGCCCTGCTGGCCCTGACCGGCACCCGGACGGGTACCACCGGGCTTGGGCGCGCCGGGACGGGCGCCGGCGGGCTTCGGCGCGGCCGGAGCCGGGGCGGACGGCGGAGCGGTGAACTCCGGAGCCGCGGGGGCCGGACGCGGCGCGGGCTTGGGGCCCGGCGTCGGACGCGGACCGGGG
It contains:
- the truB gene encoding tRNA pseudouridine(55) synthase TruB — translated: MTAKHTPPDGLVIVDKPSGFTSHDVVAKMRGIARTRRVGHAGTLDPMATGVLVLGVEKATKLLGHLALTEKEYLGTVRLGQTTITDDAEGEITASTDASKVRREDIDAGVAKLTGDIMQVPSKVSAIKIDGVRSYKRAREGEEFDIPARPVTVSSFAVYDVRDAVAEDGTPVLDLVVSVVCSSGTYIRALARDLGADLGVGGHLTALRRTRVGPYKLDAARTLDQLQQELTMLPLAEAAGAAFPRWDVDDRRARLLVNGVRLEMPDVYAGAGAVAVFGPGDRFLALVEHQRGKAKSLAVFG
- the rbfA gene encoding 30S ribosome-binding factor RbfA; this encodes MADNARAKRLADLIREVVAQKLQRGIKDPRLGSHVTITDTRVTGDLREATVFYTVYGDDEERQAAAAGLESAKGILRSEVGRAAGVKFTPTLTFVMDALPDTARTIEDLLDKARQSDEKVREASAGASYAGGADPYKKPADETDDTAE
- a CDS encoding DUF503 domain-containing protein, with translation MYVGTLSFDLLLGDVHSLKEKRSVVRPIVAELQRKYAVSVAEVDHLDLYRRAGIGLAAVSADAGHLSDVLDRCERLVAGRPEVELLSVRRRFHGDDD
- the infB gene encoding translation initiation factor IF-2; protein product: MAKVRVYELAKEFGVESKVVMAKLQELGEFVRSASSTIEAPVVRKLTDAFQQGGNGKSAAKPAAPKKAAPKPAAPAPAQAARPAGPAAPRPAAPKPPAAQQPAAPSAPAPAAPGPRPTPGPKPAPRPAPAAPEFTAPPSAPAPAAPKPAGARPGAPKPGGTRPGAGQGQQGGQGRPGGQGGGRPGATAPRPGARPAGPRPGNNPFTSGGNAGMARPQSPRPQAPRPAAPGGAAGPRPQGPGGAQGGGPRPQAPGGSRPTPGSMPRPQGGPRPAGPGGPRPNPGMMPQRPAAGPRPGGGPGGRGPGGAGRPGGAGRPGGGGGFAGRPGGGGGGAGRPGGGGGFAGRPGGGGGFGGGGGGRPGFGGRPGGPGGRGGTQGAFGRPGGPARRGRKSKRQRRQEYEAMQAPSVGGVMLPRGNGETIRLSRGASLTDFAEKINANPASLVAVMMNLGEMVTATQSVSDETLELLAGEMNYTVQIVSPEEEDRELLESFDIEFGEDEGSEEDLVVRPPVVTVMGHVDHGKTRLLDAIRKTNVIAGEAGGITQHIGAYQVATEVNDEERKITFIDTPGHEAFTAMRARGARSTDIAILVVAANDGVMPQTVEALNHAKAADVPIVVAVNKIDVEGADPTKVRGQLTEYGLVAEEYGGDTMFVDISAKQGLHIDSLLEAVVLTADASLDLRANPNQDAQGIAIESRLDRGRGAVATVLVQRGTLRVGDTMVVGDAYGRVRAMLDDNGNNVAEAGPSMPVQVLGLTNVPGAGDNFIVVEEDRTARQIAEKRAARERNAAFAKRTRRVSLEDLDKVLKAGEVQQLNLIIKGDASGSVEALESSLLQLDVGEEVDIRVLHRGVGAVTESDIDLAMGSDAIVIGFNVRAAGRAAQMAEREGVDVRYYSVIYQAIEEIEAALKGMLKPEYEEVELGTAEIREVFRSSKLGNIAGVLIRSGEVRRNSKARLIRDGKVIAENLNIEGLRRFKDDVTEIREGFEGGINLGNFNDIKVDDVIATYEMREKPRA